One genomic region from Clostridium saccharobutylicum DSM 13864 encodes:
- the lysA gene encoding diaminopimelate decarboxylase, with the protein MKLFGTMKVEDNQLSIGGIKAEDLVKEYGSPLYVFDESLIREYCKDYRKYFKCEENGNRVAFAGKAFLTIQMCKLLKEENMCLDVVSGGELYTAYKAGFPLERVMFHGNNKTLNEIELGIKLGVGNFVVDNYHEMDILNDIAKEYNKVQNIYLRITPGIEAHTHDYIKTGQIDSKFGFAPVETVIEDAIKKAISLENINLAGIHCHIGSQIFELEPYEDAVEVMLDLVKKTEENFGYFIKEVDFGGGFGIYYSREDKPRTTAEYCETIINKVDEVCSRTGQKRPILTIEPGRSIVANAGTTLYSIGAVKEIPGVRKYVSVDGGMTDNIRPALYNAQYECILANNVQSDCEEKVTIAGKCCESGDILLENVNLPVIKSGDILAIMTTGAYGYSMSSNYNKIPKPAVIMVKDGDSRLICRRESYEDVIRNEVH; encoded by the coding sequence ATGAAATTATTTGGAACGATGAAGGTTGAAGATAACCAATTATCAATTGGAGGAATTAAGGCTGAGGATTTAGTAAAAGAATATGGAAGTCCTTTGTATGTATTTGATGAATCATTAATACGAGAATATTGCAAGGACTATAGAAAATATTTCAAATGTGAAGAGAATGGTAATAGAGTGGCTTTTGCTGGAAAAGCATTTTTAACTATTCAAATGTGTAAATTATTAAAAGAAGAAAACATGTGTTTAGATGTTGTATCAGGCGGAGAGTTATACACAGCATACAAGGCAGGATTTCCACTTGAAAGAGTAATGTTTCATGGTAATAATAAAACATTAAATGAAATAGAACTTGGGATTAAATTAGGTGTTGGAAACTTTGTGGTAGATAATTATCATGAAATGGATATATTAAATGATATAGCAAAAGAATATAATAAAGTACAAAACATTTATTTAAGAATAACTCCAGGAATTGAAGCACATACTCATGACTATATAAAAACAGGTCAAATTGATTCAAAGTTTGGGTTTGCACCAGTTGAAACTGTCATAGAAGATGCTATTAAAAAAGCTATAAGTTTAGAAAATATAAACCTTGCAGGGATACATTGCCACATAGGTTCACAAATTTTTGAATTAGAGCCATATGAAGATGCAGTAGAGGTAATGTTAGATCTTGTGAAAAAAACTGAAGAAAATTTTGGTTATTTTATAAAAGAAGTAGATTTTGGGGGAGGTTTTGGTATATACTATAGTAGAGAGGATAAACCAAGGACAACTGCTGAATATTGTGAAACAATAATTAACAAAGTTGACGAGGTTTGTTCAAGAACTGGTCAGAAGAGGCCAATTCTTACTATAGAACCAGGTAGAAGCATAGTAGCTAATGCAGGAACGACTTTATACTCTATAGGAGCAGTTAAGGAGATTCCAGGAGTTAGAAAATATGTTTCAGTAGATGGTGGAATGACTGATAATATAAGACCTGCTCTTTATAATGCACAATATGAATGTATTTTAGCAAATAATGTTCAATCAGATTGTGAAGAAAAAGTAACTATAGCAGGAAAGTGTTGTGAGTCAGGAGATATATTATTAGAAAATGTTAACCTTCCAGTAATTAAGAGTGGAGACATTTTAGCTATAATGACTACAGGTGCTTATGGATATTCTATGTCTAGTAATTATAATAAGATACCAAAGCCAGCAGTAATTATGGTTAAGGATGGAGATTCAAGACTTATCTGTAGAAGGGAATCATATGAAGATGTAATAAGAAATGAAGTTCATTAA
- a CDS encoding putative ABC transporter permease, with translation MNLLVYLVFNFIIYSFIGWLIEELYAFIVDKRFKKEGFLIGPFKPMYGIAMTLLILYDSALNINRIILLVLCFFIPTTVEYVSGYMLKHIFNKVYWDYSNLKYNVNGFITLKFSLYWTVLSFIGVKYIQPIFYSIYISAEEFFQLFVIVSIITFIIDFYFTLKKFAISNS, from the coding sequence ATGAATTTATTAGTTTACTTAGTTTTCAATTTTATTATTTATTCTTTTATAGGTTGGTTGATAGAAGAACTATATGCATTTATAGTTGATAAAAGATTTAAAAAAGAAGGATTTTTAATAGGGCCATTTAAACCCATGTATGGTATAGCAATGACGCTTTTGATTTTATATGATTCAGCATTGAATATTAATAGAATTATATTGTTAGTATTGTGTTTTTTTATTCCTACAACTGTTGAGTATGTAAGTGGATATATGCTTAAACATATTTTCAATAAAGTTTATTGGGATTATTCAAATTTGAAATATAATGTTAATGGATTTATAACACTTAAATTTTCTTTATATTGGACAGTTCTTAGTTTTATAGGAGTCAAATATATTCAACCTATTTTTTATAGTATATATATTAGCGCAGAAGAGTTTTTTCAATTATTCGTAATAGTAAGCATAATTACATTTATAATAGATTTTTATTTTACATTAAAAAAATTTGCTATATCTAATAGTTAG
- a CDS encoding alanyl-tRNA editing protein, with protein sequence MEKIYYDNRYVKEFTAEIVDIKEFNGKFHVLLNQTSFFPGGGGQNCDLGFIDNHAVIDVYEKDEEVYHVVETKPIKIHKVKCVINWDRRTDGMHQHLAQHVLSGCFFNLFNANTFAIHLGSDVSTVDIYGILTEEQIREAEKLANKTIGDALPVDSFVPSKAELKKLNIRRSLPNTKEDIRIVKIGDFDINACCGLHPASTQDLRLIKIRKFEKHKEGTRIEFLAGTRAVEDSFKKDEFQSSICKYLNCNENEAINGIKNLSENLKEANETNKSLNILLAKYQVKEFIDNASKIGNFKVIKQIFDGENLKYVNNLTSKLIENDNTIALMAVKSEDKVNLIFACTKGIKEVKMNDLLKDAISLIDGKGGGSPFQAQGAGKNNANLESALDYAYAKIQKSL encoded by the coding sequence GTGGAAAAAATTTATTATGATAATAGGTACGTTAAGGAATTTACTGCTGAAATAGTTGATATAAAAGAATTTAACGGAAAGTTTCATGTTCTTTTAAATCAAACATCATTCTTTCCTGGTGGCGGTGGACAAAACTGTGATCTTGGATTTATAGATAATCATGCTGTTATAGATGTTTATGAAAAAGATGAAGAAGTATATCATGTGGTTGAAACTAAACCAATAAAAATACATAAAGTTAAATGTGTGATTAATTGGGATAGAAGAACTGATGGGATGCATCAACATTTAGCTCAACATGTTTTATCTGGCTGTTTCTTTAATCTTTTTAATGCTAATACTTTTGCAATTCATTTAGGCTCTGATGTTAGTACTGTTGATATTTACGGAATATTAACAGAAGAACAAATTCGTGAAGCCGAAAAACTTGCTAACAAAACTATAGGTGATGCACTTCCTGTGGATTCTTTTGTTCCAAGTAAAGCTGAACTTAAAAAACTTAATATTAGAAGATCACTTCCAAATACAAAAGAAGACATTAGAATTGTAAAAATAGGAGATTTTGATATTAATGCTTGTTGTGGACTTCACCCTGCATCAACTCAAGATTTAAGACTTATAAAAATAAGAAAATTTGAAAAACATAAAGAAGGCACAAGAATAGAATTTTTAGCTGGTACTCGTGCTGTTGAAGATTCATTTAAAAAAGATGAATTTCAAAGTTCTATTTGTAAATACTTAAATTGTAATGAAAATGAAGCTATAAATGGAATAAAGAATTTAAGTGAGAATCTTAAAGAAGCTAATGAAACTAATAAGAGTCTTAATATTCTATTAGCTAAATATCAAGTCAAAGAATTTATTGATAATGCTTCTAAAATAGGTAACTTCAAAGTAATAAAACAAATCTTTGATGGTGAAAATTTAAAATATGTAAATAATCTTACTTCTAAACTTATTGAAAATGACAATACAATTGCCTTAATGGCAGTAAAATCTGAAGACAAAGTAAACTTAATATTTGCTTGTACTAAAGGTATTAAAGAAGTAAAAATGAACGACCTATTAAAGGATGCTATATCACTTATTGATGGCAAAGGTGGCGGAAGTCCATTCCAAGCACAAGGTGCAGGCAAAAACAACGCCAACCTTGAAAGTGCCTTAGATTACGCATACGCTAAAATACAAAAATCACTTTAG